One part of the Deltaproteobacteria bacterium genome encodes these proteins:
- a CDS encoding acylphosphatase → MEAIPEAHVIVSGRVQGVWFRGGTQRVAAAAGVRGWVRNLPDRRVEAVLQGERTAVESVIDFMRTGPPGSAVIDCVVSWRPAGEVFHGFDIRY, encoded by the coding sequence ATGGAGGCGATTCCCGAGGCGCACGTCATCGTCTCGGGCCGCGTGCAGGGGGTCTGGTTCCGCGGGGGCACCCAACGTGTGGCCGCCGCCGCGGGCGTCCGCGGGTGGGTGCGCAATCTCCCCGACCGCCGCGTGGAGGCGGTCCTCCAGGGAGAGCGCACCGCGGTGGAAAGCGTGATCGATTTCATGCGGACCGGACCGCCCGGGTCCGCCGTGATCGATTGCGTCGTCTCCTGGCGTCCGGCGGGGGAGGTGTTTCATGGCTTCGACATCCGCTACTGA
- the ligA gene encoding NAD-dependent DNA ligase LigA, translating into MKKNQTTLFNVPVGQLTEEQASSELNELAEKIAHHDRLYYGKDQPEITDAEYDALRRRNNAIEACFSHLILPDSPSHRVGTEPAAGFKKIRHAVPMTSLENAMNLEQVQKKFLDSVRNFIRELQNTNVPIDLVVEPKIDGLSCSIRYEKGHMVRGLTRGNGIEGEDVTTNVKTIKDIPRQLHGEGWPNVIEIRGEVYMSDEDFLKLNEQQELTGETLFANPRNAAAGSLRQVDSNITANRPLRFFAYAWGEVSTPFASTQWEARRMLKEWGFILNEPSSLIEVVSSDFTVLEGYYQKLHAKRSTLGFSIDGVVVKVDRLDWQDRLGFDSRSPRWAIAWKFPPEQAETVIRSITVQIGRTGRATPVANLAPINVGGVLVSRATLHNQDEIERKDIQEGDTIIVQRAGDVIPQVVQVVKKHRPSNSQPYKFPIRCPVCGSLFTREKGVSDTYCTGGLICAAQAKERLRHFVSRNAFDIEGLGEMNIDLFYENKLIRTPVDIFTLEERDQQSEHPLSTWEGWRGKNKRASKLFKAIGRARTISLDRFIYALGIRRVGEAKARLLARHYRTLTHWRNCMEKASAPDSDELKDLLSISGVGESVAGDIVSFFREQQNKDVLDKLTNSHHNGGALVTVTDFELSDTASPIAGKTVVFTGALESMSRSEAKARAERMGANVASSVSKKTDYVVTGPGAGSKEKEARKLGLTILSEREWSDLIGKV; encoded by the coding sequence ATGAAGAAAAATCAAACGACACTATTCAATGTCCCTGTGGGCCAACTGACGGAGGAGCAAGCCTCATCCGAATTAAACGAACTGGCGGAGAAAATCGCCCATCACGATCGCCTGTATTACGGGAAAGATCAACCGGAGATCACGGACGCCGAATACGATGCCCTACGCCGTCGGAATAACGCGATCGAGGCCTGCTTCTCACACTTGATTCTTCCTGATAGCCCCTCCCACAGGGTGGGCACGGAACCTGCCGCAGGCTTTAAGAAGATACGCCATGCTGTCCCAATGACTTCATTAGAAAACGCTATGAATTTGGAACAAGTCCAGAAGAAATTCTTAGACAGCGTCCGCAATTTCATCCGCGAATTACAAAATACGAATGTCCCAATCGATTTAGTTGTTGAACCAAAGATCGATGGTTTATCTTGCTCAATTCGATATGAGAAAGGCCACATGGTACGCGGATTGACGCGGGGCAACGGTATCGAGGGGGAGGACGTAACCACAAACGTAAAAACCATCAAGGACATCCCACGCCAACTCCACGGGGAAGGCTGGCCTAATGTAATAGAGATACGCGGAGAAGTTTATATGTCCGACGAGGATTTTTTAAAACTCAATGAACAACAGGAGTTGACCGGCGAAACACTGTTCGCCAACCCCCGTAATGCCGCTGCCGGAAGTTTGCGTCAGGTAGATTCTAATATCACGGCAAATCGCCCTCTCCGCTTCTTCGCTTACGCATGGGGTGAGGTTTCTACGCCATTCGCATCAACACAATGGGAAGCTCGTCGGATGCTTAAAGAGTGGGGCTTCATACTAAACGAGCCATCCAGCTTGATTGAAGTGGTCAGTTCCGATTTTACAGTCTTGGAGGGATACTACCAAAAACTCCACGCCAAACGATCCACTCTGGGGTTTTCAATCGATGGCGTCGTAGTCAAGGTAGACCGCCTCGACTGGCAAGATCGCCTGGGCTTTGACAGTCGTTCACCTCGCTGGGCAATTGCATGGAAATTTCCCCCCGAACAGGCGGAAACAGTTATCCGGAGCATCACTGTCCAGATAGGCCGCACAGGGAGGGCTACACCTGTTGCGAATCTTGCCCCTATCAACGTGGGTGGAGTTTTGGTGTCTCGAGCTACGTTGCATAATCAGGACGAGATCGAGCGTAAGGATATCCAAGAGGGCGATACGATCATCGTCCAAAGGGCGGGGGATGTAATCCCACAGGTGGTTCAAGTGGTCAAGAAACATCGGCCATCTAACAGTCAACCGTATAAATTTCCAATACGCTGCCCTGTGTGTGGCAGTTTGTTTACGCGAGAGAAAGGTGTATCCGATACTTATTGCACTGGTGGGCTGATTTGCGCGGCCCAGGCGAAGGAACGATTGCGTCACTTTGTATCCAGGAATGCCTTTGACATTGAAGGGCTGGGCGAGATGAACATCGACCTGTTTTACGAAAATAAATTGATCAGAACCCCGGTCGATATATTCACCTTGGAAGAACGGGATCAGCAAAGTGAACACCCTTTGTCTACATGGGAAGGTTGGCGCGGGAAAAATAAAAGAGCAAGCAAGCTATTCAAGGCAATAGGCCGTGCCCGAACTATTTCTCTGGATCGTTTCATATATGCATTAGGCATTCGTCGGGTCGGTGAAGCGAAGGCCCGCTTACTAGCTCGCCATTACCGCACGCTGACTCATTGGCGTAATTGCATGGAGAAAGCATCGGCCCCGGACTCGGATGAGCTGAAGGATTTGCTATCAATCAGTGGGGTCGGGGAAAGCGTGGCAGGAGATATCGTGTCTTTTTTCCGTGAACAGCAGAATAAGGACGTCCTCGATAAGTTGACCAATTCACACCATAACGGTGGAGCACTGGTAACGGTCACTGATTTTGAACTTTCGGACACCGCAAGTCCTATTGCAGGCAAAACCGTTGTATTTACAGGCGCGTTGGAATCGATGTCCAGATCGGAGGCCAAGGCTCGTGCCGAAAGGATGGGAGCCAACGTGGCAAGTTCTGTATCAAAGAAGACCGACTACGTGGTGACGGGGCCAGGAGCAGGATCGAAAGAGAAGGAAGCGCGCAAATTGGGACTAACGATCCTTTCCGAACGGGAGTGGTCGGATTTGATCGGGAAGGTGTAA
- a CDS encoding sigma-54 dependent transcriptional regulator, protein MNRNPLKRILVVDDEPMIVSLLSTILREKGWDVTEARSGTDGIDQLDRAPFDVILTDLVMPGDSGIDLLRAAKEIHPDVEVILMTGYATADTAIEAMRNGAFHYIMKPLKPEEVVNLVEKAYSQRQLQRENRFLKSEIRAAHHVRSVVGDSEPILRLIATLQGISGVGGPVLLAGERGTGRGFFARIVHFHSRRSAELCVPVYCAGVPEETLIAELFGAPCAIEDQTSVPNSGKMELANHGTLHLADFAEAGREVLERMDRFLADKTMVPDGGTEPIMLDIRVIASSAVPVEELARRGNVPPTLLKALEPGIVHIPALREHLEDVPLLLHHFLQEANRERKKPLRGFTSSALSALETYDWPGNVRELRDLVRAVAGKKKQGTMIDATDIPPEILYRNLRRHPPQ, encoded by the coding sequence ATGAACCGGAACCCCTTGAAGCGGATCCTGGTCGTCGACGACGAGCCGATGATCGTCTCCCTCCTCTCCACGATCCTGCGGGAGAAGGGATGGGACGTCACCGAGGCGCGGTCCGGCACGGACGGGATCGACCAGCTGGACCGGGCCCCGTTCGACGTGATCCTCACCGACCTCGTCATGCCCGGGGACAGCGGCATCGACCTGCTGCGGGCCGCCAAGGAGATCCACCCCGACGTCGAAGTGATCCTCATGACGGGGTACGCCACCGCGGACACCGCCATCGAGGCGATGCGCAACGGCGCCTTCCACTACATCATGAAACCGCTGAAGCCCGAGGAGGTGGTGAACCTCGTCGAGAAGGCGTACTCCCAGCGGCAGCTGCAGCGGGAGAACCGGTTCCTCAAATCGGAAATCCGCGCCGCCCACCATGTCCGGTCCGTCGTCGGCGACAGCGAGCCCATCCTGCGGCTGATCGCCACCCTCCAGGGGATCTCGGGCGTGGGCGGCCCGGTGCTGCTCGCCGGGGAGCGCGGCACCGGGCGCGGCTTCTTCGCCCGCATCGTGCACTTCCACAGCCGGCGGTCCGCGGAGCTGTGCGTACCGGTCTACTGCGCGGGCGTTCCGGAAGAGACGCTCATCGCGGAGCTGTTCGGGGCCCCGTGCGCCATCGAAGATCAGACGTCCGTCCCCAATTCGGGAAAGATGGAGCTCGCGAACCACGGCACGCTCCACCTCGCCGACTTCGCCGAGGCGGGACGGGAGGTCCTCGAGCGGATGGACAGGTTCCTTGCCGACAAGACGATGGTGCCGGACGGTGGAACGGAACCGATCATGCTGGACATCCGGGTCATCGCTTCCAGCGCGGTCCCCGTGGAGGAGCTGGCGCGGCGGGGGAACGTTCCGCCGACGCTGCTCAAGGCGCTGGAGCCGGGGATCGTACACATCCCCGCGCTGCGGGAGCACCTCGAGGACGTGCCGCTGCTGCTGCACCATTTCCTGCAGGAGGCGAACCGGGAGCGGAAGAAACCGCTCCGTGGGTTCACTTCCTCCGCGCTCTCCGCTCTCGAAACGTACGACTGGCCTGGGAACGTCCGGGAGTTGCGGGATCTCGTCCGCGCCGTCGCTGGAAAGAAGAAGCAGGGAACGATGATCGACGCCACGGACATCCCGCCCGAGATCCTGTACCGGAATCTGCGCAGGCATCCCCCGCAGTAA
- the amrS gene encoding AmmeMemoRadiSam system radical SAM enzyme, whose protein sequence is MASTSATDKVAAHWVPDGDAVRCGLCPHRCRIAEGKAGICGVRENRGGTLFAATYGKVSSVAVDPVEKKPLFHFHPGARILSIGSVGCNFRCEFCQNYPLVLRQAPVEPVRIEELLRMARRENSVGIAYTYNEPFIQFEFVLECSKAFRAAGMKNVLVTNGYVNPEPLAELLPFVDAMNIDLKSMDPAFYRKICGGNLDPVLATIRTAAKMTHMEITTLLYTGHNDTDDQVRKVVDFVADMDREIPLHISRYFPQHRATAPPTPPDRLAAAYRIARERLRYVYVGNMHLPGTEDTACPECHAIVIRREGYRVDTRGLSGNRCAACGARLRFVV, encoded by the coding sequence ATGGCTTCGACATCCGCTACTGACAAGGTCGCCGCGCACTGGGTCCCGGACGGGGACGCCGTGCGGTGCGGGCTGTGCCCCCACCGGTGCCGGATCGCAGAGGGAAAAGCCGGGATCTGCGGGGTCCGTGAGAACCGGGGGGGGACGCTCTTCGCCGCCACGTACGGGAAGGTCTCTTCCGTCGCGGTCGACCCCGTCGAGAAGAAACCGCTGTTCCACTTCCACCCCGGCGCCCGCATCCTCTCCATCGGTTCCGTCGGGTGCAACTTCCGGTGCGAGTTCTGCCAGAACTATCCCCTGGTCCTCCGGCAGGCCCCGGTCGAACCGGTGCGAATCGAGGAGTTGCTCCGAATGGCGCGCCGGGAGAATTCGGTGGGGATCGCCTACACCTACAACGAGCCGTTCATCCAGTTCGAATTCGTCCTGGAATGTTCGAAGGCGTTCCGGGCGGCGGGGATGAAGAACGTGCTGGTCACCAACGGGTACGTGAACCCGGAGCCGCTCGCCGAACTTCTTCCCTTCGTGGACGCGATGAACATCGACCTGAAGTCGATGGACCCCGCCTTCTACCGGAAGATCTGCGGAGGGAATCTTGACCCGGTCCTTGCGACGATCCGGACGGCCGCGAAGATGACGCATATGGAGATCACCACGCTCCTGTACACGGGGCACAACGACACGGATGATCAGGTCCGGAAGGTGGTCGATTTCGTGGCGGATATGGACCGGGAGATCCCGCTCCATATCTCACGCTACTTTCCGCAGCACCGCGCCACCGCCCCTCCGACGCCGCCGGACCGGCTCGCCGCGGCGTACCGGATCGCCCGGGAACGGCTCCGGTACGTCTACGTCGGGAACATGCACCTGCCGGGGACGGAGGATACGGCGTGCCCGGAGTGCCATGCGATCGTCATCCGCAGGGAGGGGTACCGCGTCGACACGCGCGGCCTGTCCGGGAACCGGTGCGCCGCCTGCGGCGCACGCCTGCGATTCGTGGTATAA
- a CDS encoding phosphoglycerate kinase, producing the protein MKIRTIDQLDLSGKRTLIRVDFNVPMDKAGNVTDDTRLEAALPTIRLAIERGAKTILLSHLGRPKGKRVPEMSLAPVAPRLSQLLGRPVAFAQDCVGEPASMAVAAMKPGDILLLENVRYHAGEEKNDEELGKRLAALCDVYVNDAFATAHRGHSSNVAIVKFVKERAAGLLMKNEIAYFEKALVSPARPLAAIFGGAKISGKIEAINNILGKVDKILIGGAMANTFLAALGYGIGKSLYEAEMVDTAKRVLAGAAERKVRLYLPVDVVVAERLEASAPTRTVQVREIPDGMMALDIGPATGALFREALQDAKTIVWNGPMGAFETAPFAAGTQAVMRALAESNALTIVGGGDTDTALHKAGLFSRMSYVSTGGGAFLELLEGKHLPGIAALEEE; encoded by the coding sequence ATGAAGATCCGCACGATCGACCAACTGGACCTTTCCGGGAAAAGGACGCTGATCCGCGTCGACTTCAACGTGCCGATGGACAAGGCCGGCAACGTGACCGACGACACGCGGCTCGAGGCGGCGCTCCCCACGATCCGGCTGGCGATCGAGCGGGGGGCGAAGACGATCCTGCTCTCCCACCTCGGGCGCCCCAAGGGGAAACGGGTGCCGGAGATGAGCCTGGCGCCGGTCGCGCCGCGCCTGTCGCAACTGCTCGGGCGGCCGGTCGCGTTCGCGCAGGATTGCGTGGGCGAGCCGGCTTCGATGGCCGTGGCGGCGATGAAGCCCGGGGACATCCTGCTCCTCGAGAACGTGCGCTACCACGCCGGGGAGGAAAAGAACGACGAGGAGCTGGGCAAACGGCTCGCCGCCCTCTGCGACGTCTACGTCAACGACGCCTTCGCCACGGCACATCGGGGACACTCCTCCAATGTGGCCATCGTCAAGTTCGTGAAGGAGCGCGCGGCCGGTCTCCTGATGAAGAACGAGATCGCCTATTTCGAGAAGGCGCTCGTTTCTCCCGCCCGTCCGCTGGCGGCGATCTTCGGCGGGGCGAAGATATCCGGAAAGATCGAGGCGATCAACAACATCCTCGGCAAGGTGGACAAGATCCTGATCGGCGGGGCGATGGCGAACACCTTCCTCGCCGCGCTTGGGTACGGGATCGGGAAATCGCTCTACGAGGCCGAGATGGTCGATACGGCGAAGCGGGTTCTCGCCGGGGCGGCGGAGCGGAAGGTCCGGCTCTATCTACCGGTCGATGTGGTTGTGGCCGAGCGGCTCGAGGCGTCCGCGCCGACCCGGACCGTGCAGGTGCGGGAGATCCCCGACGGGATGATGGCGCTCGACATCGGCCCCGCGACGGGTGCCCTGTTCCGCGAGGCGCTTCAGGATGCGAAGACGATCGTGTGGAACGGCCCGATGGGGGCCTTCGAAACCGCGCCGTTCGCAGCGGGGACGCAGGCGGTGATGCGGGCGCTGGCCGAGAGTAACGCGCTGACGATCGTGGGCGGGGGGGACACCGACACCGCCCTCCACAAGGCGGGCCTCTTCTCCCGGATGTCGTACGTCTCCACGGGCGGCGGCGCCTTCCTCGAACTGCTCGAGGGGAAGCACCTCCCGGGGATCGCCGCGCTGGAGGAGGAGTAG
- a CDS encoding zinc-binding dehydrogenase: MKAAFFREHGGPDRVEFGDLPEPAAGPGQVRVRVKAAALNHLDIFVRNGIPGIPVALPHVMGSDGAGVIESTGAGVTRVKPGDEVVLNPGINCGECEFCLSGEHSLCVTFHLLGEHIAGTFADVVVAPAVNAYPKPAGLSWEESAAFPLTFLTAWRMLVTKARVKPGESLLIVGIGGGVAVAALQIAKLLGLTVFVTSGSPEKLDRAKALGANVGIDHGKTDFSREIRKLTGKRGVDVVLDSVGKATWKQSIAAAAKGGRLLTCGATTGPDPQTDLGRIFWNQLTVYGSTMGTHAEFAGMLKLFRDGKVKPVVDAVFPLSEAGEALRHLEEKHQFGKIVLRVD; this comes from the coding sequence ATGAAAGCCGCATTTTTCCGCGAACACGGCGGGCCGGACCGCGTCGAGTTCGGCGACCTTCCGGAACCGGCCGCCGGGCCGGGGCAGGTCCGCGTGAGGGTCAAGGCGGCCGCGCTCAACCACCTCGACATCTTCGTCCGAAACGGCATCCCCGGCATCCCGGTGGCGCTCCCCCACGTGATGGGATCGGACGGAGCCGGCGTGATCGAGTCGACAGGCGCCGGCGTCACCCGGGTGAAGCCCGGCGACGAAGTCGTGCTGAACCCCGGGATCAACTGCGGGGAGTGCGAGTTCTGCCTTTCGGGGGAGCACTCCCTTTGCGTCACCTTCCACCTCCTCGGGGAGCACATCGCCGGGACGTTCGCCGACGTCGTCGTCGCCCCCGCCGTGAACGCCTACCCGAAGCCGGCGGGCCTTTCCTGGGAGGAGTCGGCGGCGTTCCCGCTCACTTTCCTCACCGCGTGGCGGATGCTCGTGACGAAGGCGCGGGTGAAACCCGGCGAGTCGCTCCTGATCGTCGGCATCGGCGGAGGCGTCGCGGTGGCCGCGCTGCAGATCGCAAAGCTCCTCGGCCTCACCGTTTTCGTCACCTCGGGGAGCCCGGAGAAACTCGACCGCGCGAAGGCGCTCGGCGCGAATGTCGGGATCGACCACGGCAAGACGGACTTCTCCAGGGAGATTCGCAAGCTCACGGGGAAGCGCGGGGTCGATGTCGTCCTCGATTCGGTGGGAAAAGCCACGTGGAAGCAGTCGATCGCGGCCGCGGCCAAGGGGGGGCGGCTCCTCACCTGCGGCGCCACCACCGGCCCCGATCCACAGACCGACCTCGGGCGCATCTTCTGGAACCAGCTGACCGTGTACGGCTCCACCATGGGGACGCATGCGGAGTTCGCCGGGATGCTGAAGCTCTTCCGGGACGGAAAGGTGAAACCGGTGGTCGACGCGGTCTTTCCGCTGTCGGAGGCCGGGGAGGCGCTCCGGCACCTCGAAGAGAAGCACCAGTTCGGGAAGATCGTCCTGCGCGTCGATTGA